From a single Paramormyrops kingsleyae isolate MSU_618 chromosome 14, PKINGS_0.4, whole genome shotgun sequence genomic region:
- the LOC111857980 gene encoding tyrosine-protein kinase Blk-like, with translation MGCTQSILRHVRISKDLSFRENGLQTNSLSPGSDTDLEANTLGPPNPDRDVAIAQFDFNPMNDHDLAFKKGDKLKIIHEKGDWWLAKSLVTGEEGYIPRTHVAKLESLEIERWFFKNLSRKETERLLLAPGNKVGAFLIRESETNKGAFSLSIKDILPGQGHVVKHYKIRSLDNGGFYISPKITFPSLSELVKYYSKTTGGLCQQLTMPCKSIMPQCPWGQDNWEIPRETLKMVKKLGAGQFGEVWMGFYKNKQKVAIKTLKDGSMEPEAFLQEANLMKQLQHDKLVRLYAVVTKIPILIVTEYMEKGSLLDFLKTDEGNQLGLSTLIDMSAQIAEGMAYIEVNNYIHRDLRAANVLVSETLHCKIADFGLARIIDNEYTAQEGAKFPIKWTAPEAINYGTFSIKSDVWSFGILLTEIVTYGRVPYPGMTNPEVVRNLSRNYRMPCPDKCPVELYEIMLLCWRNTSEERPTFEYLQDTLEDFFIATERQYEFEP, from the exons ATGGGTTGTACTCAGAGCATCCTGAGACATGTTAGAATCTCCAAAGATCTCTCCTTCAGAGAAAATGGACTGCAGACCAACTCCTTATCTCCTGGATCAGACACA GATCTTGAAGCCAACACATTGGGACCTCCAAATCCTG atagAGATGTTGCTATTGCTCAGTTTGACTTTAATCCAATGAATGACCATGATCTGGCATTTAAAAAAGGAGACAAACTAAAGATTATACACGA GAAAGGAGATTGGTGGTTGGCTAAATCTTTGGTCACTGGTGAAGAAGGATACATTCCCAGGACTCATGTGGCTAAACTGGAGTCTCTGGAAATAGAAAG GTGGTTCTTCAAAAACTTGAGCCGTAAAGAAACAGAGCGTTTGCTGTTGGCCCCAGGAAACAAAGTCGGAGCCTTTTTGATCCGAGAAAGCGAGACAAATAAAG GAgccttctctctctccatcaAAGATATTTTGCCCGGACAAGGACATGTGGTCAAACACTACAAAATACGTTCACTTGACAATGGAGGATTCTACATCTCTCCAAAAATCACCTTTCCATCATTGTCGGAGCTAGTGAAGTATTATTCCA AAACAACAGGTGGCCTTTGTCAGCAGCTGACCATGCCATGTAAATCCATCATGCCCCAATGCCCTTGGGGACAAGACAACTGGGAGATTCCCCGTGAAACGCTGAAGATGGTGAAGAAACTGGGCGCTGGACAGTTCGGAGAAGTCTGGATGG GGTTCTATAAGAACAAGCAGAAAGTGGCCATTAAAACTCTCAAGGACGGCAGTATGGAGCCTGAAGCTTTTCTGCAGGAAGCCAACCTGATGAAGCAGCTGCAGCATGACAAGCTGGTGCGTCTTTATGCCGTCGTCACCAAGATACCCATCCTCATTGTGACGGAGTATATGGAGAAAG GAAGCTTACTTGACTTTTTAAAAACGGATGAGGGAAATCAGCTTGGACTCTCCACACTGATAGACATGTCTGCACAG ATTGCTGAAGGCATGGCTTACATTGAAGTAAACAACTACATCCACAGGGATCTCCGGGCAGCAAACGTTCTGGTCTCTGAAACACTGCACTGTAAGATAGCAGACTTTGGTCTTGCTAGAATCATCGACAATGAGTATACGGCGCAAGAAG GGGCAAAATTTCCCATCAAATGGACGGCGCCCGAAGCGATCAACTATGGCACATTCAGCATCAAATCAGACGTCTGGTCTTTCGGCATTCTCCTCACAGAAATTGTAACATATGGCAGAGTACCATATCCAG GCATGACAAACCCAGAGGTTGTGAGGAACTTGAGCAGAAACTACCGAATGCCTTGTCCAGATAAGTGTCCCGTGGAGCTGTATGAGATCATGTTACTATGCTGGAGAAACACCTCAGAGGAGAGACCCACATTCGAATACCTACAGGATACTCTGGAAGACTTCTTCATTGCAACAGAGAGACAATATGAGTTTGAGCCATAA
- the LOC111857921 gene encoding tyrosine-protein kinase Src42A, with protein MGNAGRKSLSNLWTSRKKNGTLVSSYRYVPPTMEDWKLQKGDLLEVIGETEQWFYVRKLSLRSSKSRRHREKRGYIPVEFMKRVTNLEAQPWYFGNVTKRLRAKRHLLKKENSEGAFLVWKCAKENQYYLSVRCGGNVKHYKIKEVSGSFFLVSSKTFPTICALVESYSRDPGVLCQKLKKPCLKVKKQPSSVGRKDKDWEVDRGSFVKVEKLGSGEFGEVWQGVLNDTVEVAIKEFKAKNPDILNEIEIMKQLHHERLLKLYAVCTRDEPVCLITEFMKNGTLHRYLREHNEMKDIEFPRMVNFAIQIAEGMAFLEAKKIVHRDLRAENVLLDDSGCCKIGDFGLAQSTSSGEQEILMSTKLPVKWMAPEIFRGSKYTVKCDVWSFGILLHEIVSFGEEPYLDQNKAFCVKAVQKGYRMPKTPNCSQFLYDVMLLCWRSNSVERPGFVELQDKLKAAVQEPVLEEKERNTEEKDCTTSL; from the exons ATGGGGAACGCAGGGAGAAAATCGCTGAGTAACCTTTGGACTTCACGTAAGAAAAATGGGACCCTCGTGTCATCATACCGTTACGTCCCACCaacaatggaagactggaagCTACAGAAAGGTGATCTGCTGGAAGTGATCGGAGAGACCGAGCAGTGGTTCTATGTCAGGAAGCTGTCTCTGAGGAGCAGTAAGAGCAGGCGTCACAGAGAGAAAAGAGGCTATATTCCTGTGGAGTTCATGAAGCGGGTGACCAATTTGGAGGCTCAGCC ATGGTACTTTGGAAATGTTACCAAACGCCTGCGAGCCAAACGACATCTGCTAAAAAAGGAGAACAGTGAAGGAGCCTTTCTCGTGTGGAAGTGTGCCAAGGAAAATCAGTATTATTTATCAG TAAGATGTGGCGGAAATGTGAAGCACTACAAAATTAAAGAAGTCAGTGGATCATTCTTCCTCGTGTCAAGCAAGACATTTCCGACCATCTGTGCATTGGTTGAATCGTACTCCAGGGACCCAGGCGTACTTTGTCAAAAGCTTAAGAAGCCTTGCCTGAAA GTAAAGAAGCAGCCTTCTTCAGTGGGGCGTAAAGATAAGGACTGGGAGGTGGACAGAGGATCTTTTGTGAAAGTGGAAAAACTTGGCAGTGGGGAGTTTGGAGAAGTGTGGCAAGGTGTCTTGAATGACACAGTGGAGGTGGCTATAAAGGAGTTCAAAG CAAAGAACCCAGATATCCTGAACGAGATTGAAATCATGAAGCAGTTGCACCATGAACGGCTCCTCAAGCTCTATGCTGTCTGCACCAGGGACGAGCCGGTCTGCTTAATCACTGAGTTCATGAAGAATGGCACCCTGCACCGATACCTCAGAG AGCATAACGAAATGAAAGACATAGAATTCCCCAGAATGGTGAACTTTGCTATTCAG ATTGCAGAAGGAATGGCTTTTCTAGAGGCTAAGAAAATTGTGCATCGAGACTTACGGGCAGAAAACGTCCTGCTGGATGATTCTGGGTGCTGTAAAATTGGAGATTTTGGCCTGGCACAGAGCacaagttcaggagaacaggaAATTTTAATGA GTACAAAGCTTCCTGTGAAATGGATGGCCCCAGAAATTTTTAGAGGAAGCAAATACACAGTAAAGTGCGACGTGTGGTCATTTGGGATCCTATTACATGAAATTGTCAGCTTTGGAGAGGAGCCATACTTAG ATCAAAATAAGGCATTTTGTGTGAAGGCAGTACAGAAAGGATACCGAATGCCCAAAACACCCAACTGCTCCCAGTTCCTATATGATGTAATGCTTCTTTGCTGGAGGTCGAACAGTGTGGAACGGCCAGGATTCGTCGAGCTACAGGACAAGCTAAAGGCTGCAGTTCAAGAACCTGTATtggaggaaaaagagagaaatacAGAAGAGAAGGACTGCACAACTTCACTGTGA
- the gckr gene encoding glucokinase regulatory protein isoform X2: METWITAGYEPSLPVTEKSNPLTRDIDKADAKHIVHLLKNCDAEIFKKEWDAHGSYQTLSSESVIQKMVHLAKKVEEILKDPEESLIVMSGCGTSGRLAFLLATSFNGLLKELQHDQIYYYIIAGGDKALLTSQESTEDSPQRGAEMLRMACEGKKRVLFIGISCGLSAPFVAGQIDFCMHNMNVFTPVVIGFNPVKMARNEPICGWPLTFRRVLKRMEELQKSNEAFIINPVLGPEAISGSSRLKGGSATKIVLETIFLAGHEAFFSSKNITVQHILNWMEIYKDVHTVTYSQSDKIAFLVQQVGESLQQSGHVYYVGWSSLGVMGVIDASECIPTFGADIEDVRGFIWKGYDELKNNEGDLSSVGPAFRIGHVDFVNDILPHVSKSDIIIFLFALDDDLRDIETLANQTKLKTSNLHAVYHAYPECSFPIDLKKVFSSVLSVAWPAVPLVSEGYHIKELSTKWILNAISTGGHILKGKIYCNYMLDLKVTNTKLFKRAVNILQKFTRCSYSESLKALLQAIYDVEELTGAMTDADVIEHTIAASTRTRVLPTALVILIRRCSISEAKSRLDAHPVIREAVEACLAASQD, encoded by the exons ATGGAAACGTGGATT ACCGCTGGGTATGAACCTTCCCTGCCCGTCACGGAAAAATCAAACCCTCTAACCAGAGATATTGATAAAGCAGATGCGAAGCACATTGTACACTTGCTAAAAAATTGCGATgcagaaatatttaaaaaagaatGGGATGCACATGGAAGCTACCAG ACCCTATCCAGTGAATCAGTCATTCAGAAAATGGTTCATCTGGCAAAGAAGGTTGAAGAAATTTTGAAG GACCCAGAAGAAAGCCTCATCGTTATGAGTGGTTGTGGGACTTCTGGTCGTCTTGCCTTTCTGCTGGCG ACATCCTTCAATGGATTACTAAAGGAATTGCAGCATGATCAGATTTATTATTACATCATAGCTGGTGGAGACAA GGCCCTTCTGACATCCCAGGAATCTACCGAGGACAGTCCACAGAGAGGGGCGGAAATGCTGAGAATG GCATGTGAGGGAAAGAAACGTGTGCTTTTTATTGGAATATCCTGTGGTCTCTCG GCGCCATTTGTTGCTGGACAGATAGATTTCTGTATGCATAACATGAATGTCTTCACCCCTGTGGTGATAGGATTTAATCCTGTGAAAATGGCCAG GAATGAGCCAATTTGTGGTTGGCCTTTGACTTTCAGGCGAGTCTTAAAGAGGATGGAGGAGCTGCAGAAATCCAATGAGGCCTTCATCATTAACCCTGTCCTTGGG CCTGAAGCCATTAGTGGATCTTCAAGGTTAAAAGGTGGAAGTGCAACAAAAATAGTATTGGAGACTATTTTCTTGGCTGGACATGAAGCTTTTTTCAGCAGCAAGAATATTACAGTTCA GCATATCCTGAACTGGATGGAAATTTATAAAGACGTACATACAGTAACGTACTCTCAGAGTGACAAGATTGCATTCCTGGTTCAACAAGTTGGTGAAAG CCTGCAGCAAAGCGGACACGTCTATTACGTAGGATGGAGTTCTTTGGGTGTAATGGGTGTTATCGACGCAAGTGAATGTATTCCAACATTCGGTGCAG ATATTGAAGATGTTCGTGGATTCATCTGGAAGGGTTATGATGAACTGAAAAACAATGAAGGGGACTTATCCTCAGTG GGTCCAGCATTCCGCATTGGCCACGTGGATTTTGTAAACGACATTTTACCACACGTGAGCAAATCGGACATCATAATCTTTTTGTTTGCACTTGACG ATGACCTTCGTGATATTGAAacactggccaatcagacaaAACTAAAAACCTCAAACCTGCACGCTGTTTACCATGCTTACCCAGAATGCAGTTTTCCG ATTGACCTCAAAAAGGTGTTTTCATCAGTACTGAGTGTTGCCTGGCCTGCTGTGCCTCTTGTGAGTGAAGGTTACCATATCAAG GAACTGTCTACCAAATGGATTCTGAATGCCATCAGCACAGGCGGTCACATCTTAAAGGGAAAGATTTACTGCAACTACATGTTGGATTTAAAAGTCACTAATACCAAGCTTTTTAAAAGAGCTGTGAATATATTACAG AAGTTTACCCGGTGCTCATACTCGGAGAGCCTCAAAGCTCTTCTCCAAGCCATCTATGATGTGGAGGAGCTAACAGGCGCTATGACTGATGCAGACGTCATAGAGCACACCATAGCAGCTAGCACAAGGACAAGG GTTCTCCCGACAGCACTGGTGATACTGATCCGACGCTGCTCCATCTCTGAAGCCAAATCCAGGCTAGATGCTCATCCTGTGATCAGGGAGGCCGTGGAGGCCTGTCTCGCAGCCTCACAGGACTAG
- the gckr gene encoding glucokinase regulatory protein isoform X1 encodes METWITAGYEPSLPVTEKSNPLTRDIDKADAKHIVHLLKNCDAEIFKKEWDAHGSYQTLSSESVIQKMVHLAKKVEEILKDPEESLIVMSGCGTSGRLAFLLATSFNGLLKELQHDQIYYYIIAGGDKALLTSQESTEDSPQRGAEMLRMACEGKKRVLFIGISCGLSAPFVAGQIDFCMHNMNVFTPVVIGFNPVKMARNEPICGWPLTFRRVLKRMEELQKSNEAFIINPVLGPEAISGSSRLKGGSATKIVLETIFLAGHEAFFSSKNITVQHILNWMEIYKDVHTVTYSQSDKIAFLVQQVGESLQQSGHVYYVGWSSLGVMGVIDASECIPTFGADIEDVRGFIWKGYDELKNNEGDLSSVGPAFRIGHVDFVNDILPHVSKSDIIIFLFALDDDLRDIETLANQTKLKTSNLHAVYHAYPECSFPIDLKKVFSSVLSVAWPAVPLVSEGYHIKQELSTKWILNAISTGGHILKGKIYCNYMLDLKVTNTKLFKRAVNILQKFTRCSYSESLKALLQAIYDVEELTGAMTDADVIEHTIAASTRTRVLPTALVILIRRCSISEAKSRLDAHPVIREAVEACLAASQD; translated from the exons ATGGAAACGTGGATT ACCGCTGGGTATGAACCTTCCCTGCCCGTCACGGAAAAATCAAACCCTCTAACCAGAGATATTGATAAAGCAGATGCGAAGCACATTGTACACTTGCTAAAAAATTGCGATgcagaaatatttaaaaaagaatGGGATGCACATGGAAGCTACCAG ACCCTATCCAGTGAATCAGTCATTCAGAAAATGGTTCATCTGGCAAAGAAGGTTGAAGAAATTTTGAAG GACCCAGAAGAAAGCCTCATCGTTATGAGTGGTTGTGGGACTTCTGGTCGTCTTGCCTTTCTGCTGGCG ACATCCTTCAATGGATTACTAAAGGAATTGCAGCATGATCAGATTTATTATTACATCATAGCTGGTGGAGACAA GGCCCTTCTGACATCCCAGGAATCTACCGAGGACAGTCCACAGAGAGGGGCGGAAATGCTGAGAATG GCATGTGAGGGAAAGAAACGTGTGCTTTTTATTGGAATATCCTGTGGTCTCTCG GCGCCATTTGTTGCTGGACAGATAGATTTCTGTATGCATAACATGAATGTCTTCACCCCTGTGGTGATAGGATTTAATCCTGTGAAAATGGCCAG GAATGAGCCAATTTGTGGTTGGCCTTTGACTTTCAGGCGAGTCTTAAAGAGGATGGAGGAGCTGCAGAAATCCAATGAGGCCTTCATCATTAACCCTGTCCTTGGG CCTGAAGCCATTAGTGGATCTTCAAGGTTAAAAGGTGGAAGTGCAACAAAAATAGTATTGGAGACTATTTTCTTGGCTGGACATGAAGCTTTTTTCAGCAGCAAGAATATTACAGTTCA GCATATCCTGAACTGGATGGAAATTTATAAAGACGTACATACAGTAACGTACTCTCAGAGTGACAAGATTGCATTCCTGGTTCAACAAGTTGGTGAAAG CCTGCAGCAAAGCGGACACGTCTATTACGTAGGATGGAGTTCTTTGGGTGTAATGGGTGTTATCGACGCAAGTGAATGTATTCCAACATTCGGTGCAG ATATTGAAGATGTTCGTGGATTCATCTGGAAGGGTTATGATGAACTGAAAAACAATGAAGGGGACTTATCCTCAGTG GGTCCAGCATTCCGCATTGGCCACGTGGATTTTGTAAACGACATTTTACCACACGTGAGCAAATCGGACATCATAATCTTTTTGTTTGCACTTGACG ATGACCTTCGTGATATTGAAacactggccaatcagacaaAACTAAAAACCTCAAACCTGCACGCTGTTTACCATGCTTACCCAGAATGCAGTTTTCCG ATTGACCTCAAAAAGGTGTTTTCATCAGTACTGAGTGTTGCCTGGCCTGCTGTGCCTCTTGTGAGTGAAGGTTACCATATCAAG CAGGAACTGTCTACCAAATGGATTCTGAATGCCATCAGCACAGGCGGTCACATCTTAAAGGGAAAGATTTACTGCAACTACATGTTGGATTTAAAAGTCACTAATACCAAGCTTTTTAAAAGAGCTGTGAATATATTACAG AAGTTTACCCGGTGCTCATACTCGGAGAGCCTCAAAGCTCTTCTCCAAGCCATCTATGATGTGGAGGAGCTAACAGGCGCTATGACTGATGCAGACGTCATAGAGCACACCATAGCAGCTAGCACAAGGACAAGG GTTCTCCCGACAGCACTGGTGATACTGATCCGACGCTGCTCCATCTCTGAAGCCAAATCCAGGCTAGATGCTCATCCTGTGATCAGGGAGGCCGTGGAGGCCTGTCTCGCAGCCTCACAGGACTAG
- the gckr gene encoding glucokinase regulatory protein isoform X3: MRTSYCQDPEESLIVMSGCGTSGRLAFLLATSFNGLLKELQHDQIYYYIIAGGDKALLTSQESTEDSPQRGAEMLRMACEGKKRVLFIGISCGLSAPFVAGQIDFCMHNMNVFTPVVIGFNPVKMARNEPICGWPLTFRRVLKRMEELQKSNEAFIINPVLGPEAISGSSRLKGGSATKIVLETIFLAGHEAFFSSKNITVQHILNWMEIYKDVHTVTYSQSDKIAFLVQQVGESLQQSGHVYYVGWSSLGVMGVIDASECIPTFGADIEDVRGFIWKGYDELKNNEGDLSSVGPAFRIGHVDFVNDILPHVSKSDIIIFLFALDDDLRDIETLANQTKLKTSNLHAVYHAYPECSFPIDLKKVFSSVLSVAWPAVPLVSEGYHIKQELSTKWILNAISTGGHILKGKIYCNYMLDLKVTNTKLFKRAVNILQKFTRCSYSESLKALLQAIYDVEELTGAMTDADVIEHTIAASTRTRVLPTALVILIRRCSISEAKSRLDAHPVIREAVEACLAASQD, encoded by the exons ATGAGGACTTCATATTGCCAGGACCCAGAAGAAAGCCTCATCGTTATGAGTGGTTGTGGGACTTCTGGTCGTCTTGCCTTTCTGCTGGCG ACATCCTTCAATGGATTACTAAAGGAATTGCAGCATGATCAGATTTATTATTACATCATAGCTGGTGGAGACAA GGCCCTTCTGACATCCCAGGAATCTACCGAGGACAGTCCACAGAGAGGGGCGGAAATGCTGAGAATG GCATGTGAGGGAAAGAAACGTGTGCTTTTTATTGGAATATCCTGTGGTCTCTCG GCGCCATTTGTTGCTGGACAGATAGATTTCTGTATGCATAACATGAATGTCTTCACCCCTGTGGTGATAGGATTTAATCCTGTGAAAATGGCCAG GAATGAGCCAATTTGTGGTTGGCCTTTGACTTTCAGGCGAGTCTTAAAGAGGATGGAGGAGCTGCAGAAATCCAATGAGGCCTTCATCATTAACCCTGTCCTTGGG CCTGAAGCCATTAGTGGATCTTCAAGGTTAAAAGGTGGAAGTGCAACAAAAATAGTATTGGAGACTATTTTCTTGGCTGGACATGAAGCTTTTTTCAGCAGCAAGAATATTACAGTTCA GCATATCCTGAACTGGATGGAAATTTATAAAGACGTACATACAGTAACGTACTCTCAGAGTGACAAGATTGCATTCCTGGTTCAACAAGTTGGTGAAAG CCTGCAGCAAAGCGGACACGTCTATTACGTAGGATGGAGTTCTTTGGGTGTAATGGGTGTTATCGACGCAAGTGAATGTATTCCAACATTCGGTGCAG ATATTGAAGATGTTCGTGGATTCATCTGGAAGGGTTATGATGAACTGAAAAACAATGAAGGGGACTTATCCTCAGTG GGTCCAGCATTCCGCATTGGCCACGTGGATTTTGTAAACGACATTTTACCACACGTGAGCAAATCGGACATCATAATCTTTTTGTTTGCACTTGACG ATGACCTTCGTGATATTGAAacactggccaatcagacaaAACTAAAAACCTCAAACCTGCACGCTGTTTACCATGCTTACCCAGAATGCAGTTTTCCG ATTGACCTCAAAAAGGTGTTTTCATCAGTACTGAGTGTTGCCTGGCCTGCTGTGCCTCTTGTGAGTGAAGGTTACCATATCAAG CAGGAACTGTCTACCAAATGGATTCTGAATGCCATCAGCACAGGCGGTCACATCTTAAAGGGAAAGATTTACTGCAACTACATGTTGGATTTAAAAGTCACTAATACCAAGCTTTTTAAAAGAGCTGTGAATATATTACAG AAGTTTACCCGGTGCTCATACTCGGAGAGCCTCAAAGCTCTTCTCCAAGCCATCTATGATGTGGAGGAGCTAACAGGCGCTATGACTGATGCAGACGTCATAGAGCACACCATAGCAGCTAGCACAAGGACAAGG GTTCTCCCGACAGCACTGGTGATACTGATCCGACGCTGCTCCATCTCTGAAGCCAAATCCAGGCTAGATGCTCATCCTGTGATCAGGGAGGCCGTGGAGGCCTGTCTCGCAGCCTCACAGGACTAG
- the gckr gene encoding glucokinase regulatory protein isoform X4, with amino-acid sequence MSGCGTSGRLAFLLATSFNGLLKELQHDQIYYYIIAGGDKALLTSQESTEDSPQRGAEMLRMACEGKKRVLFIGISCGLSAPFVAGQIDFCMHNMNVFTPVVIGFNPVKMARNEPICGWPLTFRRVLKRMEELQKSNEAFIINPVLGPEAISGSSRLKGGSATKIVLETIFLAGHEAFFSSKNITVQHILNWMEIYKDVHTVTYSQSDKIAFLVQQVGESLQQSGHVYYVGWSSLGVMGVIDASECIPTFGADIEDVRGFIWKGYDELKNNEGDLSSVGPAFRIGHVDFVNDILPHVSKSDIIIFLFALDDDLRDIETLANQTKLKTSNLHAVYHAYPECSFPIDLKKVFSSVLSVAWPAVPLVSEGYHIKQELSTKWILNAISTGGHILKGKIYCNYMLDLKVTNTKLFKRAVNILQKFTRCSYSESLKALLQAIYDVEELTGAMTDADVIEHTIAASTRTRVLPTALVILIRRCSISEAKSRLDAHPVIREAVEACLAASQD; translated from the exons ATGAGTGGTTGTGGGACTTCTGGTCGTCTTGCCTTTCTGCTGGCG ACATCCTTCAATGGATTACTAAAGGAATTGCAGCATGATCAGATTTATTATTACATCATAGCTGGTGGAGACAA GGCCCTTCTGACATCCCAGGAATCTACCGAGGACAGTCCACAGAGAGGGGCGGAAATGCTGAGAATG GCATGTGAGGGAAAGAAACGTGTGCTTTTTATTGGAATATCCTGTGGTCTCTCG GCGCCATTTGTTGCTGGACAGATAGATTTCTGTATGCATAACATGAATGTCTTCACCCCTGTGGTGATAGGATTTAATCCTGTGAAAATGGCCAG GAATGAGCCAATTTGTGGTTGGCCTTTGACTTTCAGGCGAGTCTTAAAGAGGATGGAGGAGCTGCAGAAATCCAATGAGGCCTTCATCATTAACCCTGTCCTTGGG CCTGAAGCCATTAGTGGATCTTCAAGGTTAAAAGGTGGAAGTGCAACAAAAATAGTATTGGAGACTATTTTCTTGGCTGGACATGAAGCTTTTTTCAGCAGCAAGAATATTACAGTTCA GCATATCCTGAACTGGATGGAAATTTATAAAGACGTACATACAGTAACGTACTCTCAGAGTGACAAGATTGCATTCCTGGTTCAACAAGTTGGTGAAAG CCTGCAGCAAAGCGGACACGTCTATTACGTAGGATGGAGTTCTTTGGGTGTAATGGGTGTTATCGACGCAAGTGAATGTATTCCAACATTCGGTGCAG ATATTGAAGATGTTCGTGGATTCATCTGGAAGGGTTATGATGAACTGAAAAACAATGAAGGGGACTTATCCTCAGTG GGTCCAGCATTCCGCATTGGCCACGTGGATTTTGTAAACGACATTTTACCACACGTGAGCAAATCGGACATCATAATCTTTTTGTTTGCACTTGACG ATGACCTTCGTGATATTGAAacactggccaatcagacaaAACTAAAAACCTCAAACCTGCACGCTGTTTACCATGCTTACCCAGAATGCAGTTTTCCG ATTGACCTCAAAAAGGTGTTTTCATCAGTACTGAGTGTTGCCTGGCCTGCTGTGCCTCTTGTGAGTGAAGGTTACCATATCAAG CAGGAACTGTCTACCAAATGGATTCTGAATGCCATCAGCACAGGCGGTCACATCTTAAAGGGAAAGATTTACTGCAACTACATGTTGGATTTAAAAGTCACTAATACCAAGCTTTTTAAAAGAGCTGTGAATATATTACAG AAGTTTACCCGGTGCTCATACTCGGAGAGCCTCAAAGCTCTTCTCCAAGCCATCTATGATGTGGAGGAGCTAACAGGCGCTATGACTGATGCAGACGTCATAGAGCACACCATAGCAGCTAGCACAAGGACAAGG GTTCTCCCGACAGCACTGGTGATACTGATCCGACGCTGCTCCATCTCTGAAGCCAAATCCAGGCTAGATGCTCATCCTGTGATCAGGGAGGCCGTGGAGGCCTGTCTCGCAGCCTCACAGGACTAG